The Osmia bicornis bicornis chromosome 9, iOsmBic2.1, whole genome shotgun sequence genome has a segment encoding these proteins:
- the LOC114877412 gene encoding LOW QUALITY PROTEIN: 1,2-dihydroxy-3-keto-5-methylthiopentene dioxygenase (The sequence of the model RefSeq protein was modified relative to this genomic sequence to represent the inferred CDS: inserted 2 bases in 1 codon; substituted 4 bases at 4 genomic stop codons), which yields MVRAWYMDNTDADQRLEHHREPPEYISLENLFKRTGVEYFKIDHKNYEYDGTLTKLKKERGYTYEEKXNVLXECLPNYEENXKIFLPNIFHTDEEIRLVLDGSGYFDCPRXGXSRIRIEVKPGDLIIIPSGIYHRFTLDINNYIKAKRYFVGEPIWLPYNRPVDDMECRKNYS from the exons ATGGTTCGTGCGTGGTATATGGATAATACTGATGCCGATCAGCGCTTGGAACACCATAGAGAACCACCTGAATATATTTCCCTCGAAAACTTGTTCAAAAGGACAGGGGTTGAATACTTTAAG ATTGATCATAAAAATTACGAATATGATGGCACattaacaaaattgaaaaaagaacgCGGTTACACTTATGAAGAGAAATAGAATGTTCT AGAATGTCTTCCAAACTATGAAGAAAA ttgaaaaatttttttaccgAACATCTTCCACACCGATGAAGAAATAAGACTAGTATTGGATGGATCGGGATATTTTGATTGTCCGAGATAAGGATGATCAAGGATACGTATCGAAGTTAAACCCGGAGATTTAATCATTATTCCTAGTGGTATATACCATAGATTCACTTTAGACATTAAT AATTACATAAAAGCAAAACGTTACTTTGTGGGAGAACCTATTTGGTTACCCTATAACAGACCAGTCGACGATATGGAGTGTCGTAAAAATTACTCTTAA
- the LOC114877400 gene encoding LOW QUALITY PROTEIN: uncharacterized protein LOC114877400 (The sequence of the model RefSeq protein was modified relative to this genomic sequence to represent the inferred CDS: inserted 12 bases in 9 codons; deleted 7 bases in 7 codons; substituted 2 bases at 2 genomic stop codons), with translation WDESNEFYKKVQMYLMKKSQECGELKFFNACITPENSNHIEDICKSMIEIFEINNIAYKRENCNKQXKCIEAYKYLYLNTNFKNQERLAEDIIYGHLVDXCPPLSPYLLVQIMWSLEYEKILIASLLYVLVDLCTEILKXVTKYIDKLPFQRSVEVAYHLIFIIYSKFLELKECGMQSXNVKESIQDLLIGFEEFLLLLTNSESPYLTELLGLKKYERHGIMLKKLICTIRKCLKNENSESFVSKDLEKLYQITFGKEPFIKCENMIVENTISTLNQQLTNILLNKIKEIDCNIYLNWAELDDEENNMISLQRSIGLECYYFIEFIKSDERLSENTHLIECLQQLSSKPDPKQSNFVLNLQELCCGISDGKKELMKELLCRYKEWDRSILDFVYNNRSLLDKNDILILLKYLTHVFSQSTEEDLKEFSNTLVTKLVALQSVPDIYEIVIMYLIKYDGKNYLESPHTEEVFNDFIKRXCKLTDTDGLKTVLLFLLKNPKTVLTILVKITIGHPQYENIMISAKDLLLLSPFMQISEDNNELFLTNILRTICIENFEWNAKKFMDFIQVVLDSSIIKIHNLINSVFIPYLKEDIFNVSNLNSILNSIRKLQVRCTKDTNVKDLIIALAGKMSFLRKNTSIPRYVASEIFVQITRILEYFLEIKNNQMPVSTKRQIIDKIECVIEPIDKLYFSPLWYXRKKGVSIIDIIXDYERRVSFVLNRLKEDPQTSERLRRYFSDLSLEREDFLRHLITRSTEGEYQRLGTELTIVNWFAFGWKHEIEAYDHFXTLTVEACSLALEYPRSEENDLFPFLLKSFIRFCRCFICLKRFEDKEHVYKSVIKNKINSTRAXKHSPYAIYLKNYFTHLYNHTEMIIYNXLARYFKTFAIAFSDQCLEYNHKCNQETRSIPHSXKVSHFHVTYEVISTCLKVPAKEAYDWSQEMKNYLFSIKLRIFKRCI, from the exons TGGGATGAATCAaatgaattttacaaaaagGTTCAAATGTACCTTATGAAGAAGAGTCAAGAATGTggagaattaaaattttttaatgccTGTATAACTCCTGAAAATAGTAATCATATCGAGGATATATGCAAATCAAtgattgaaatatttgaaattaacaACATAGCCtataaaagagaaaactgTAATAAACAGTGAAAATGTATAGAGGcatacaaatatttatatttaaacacTAATTTCAAGAACCAAGAACGTTTAGCAGAAGATATAATTTATGGACATTTAGTTG AGTGCCCACCTTTATCTCCGTACTTACTTGTGCAAATAATGTGGAGTCTTGaatatgaaaag attttGATTGCATCTTTGCTATATGTCCTTGTTGATTTATGTACTGAAATACTGA TAGTCACAAAATACATAGACAAATTACCTTTTCAAAGGTCAGTTGAAGTTGCATATCATTTGATATTCATT ATATATAGtaaatttcttgaattaaaaGAATGTGGTATGCAGT GGAATGTTAAAGAGAGTATACAAGATTTGTTGATTGGCTTTGAAGAATTCTTATTACTGTTAACAAATTCAGAATCACCTTATTTAACAGAGTTATTAGGTTTGAAAAAGTATGAAAGACATGGTattatgtta aaaaaattaatttgtacaataAGAAAATGTTTAAAGAATGAAAACAGTGAAAGTTTTGTTTCTAAAGatcttgaaaaattatacCAAATCACATTTGGGAAAGAACCATTTATAAAGTGTGAGAATATGATTGTTGAAaatactatatcaacattaaaTCAACAATTAACGAatatattgttaaataaaatcaaagaaattGATTGTAATATCTATTTGAATTGGGCAGAATTGGACGAC GAAGAGAATAACATGATTTCATTACAAAGATCTATTGGACTTGaatgttattattttatagaatttatt AAGAGCGATGAACGATTATCAGAAAATACTCATTTAATAGAGTGTTTGCAGCAGTTATCGTCGAAACCAGATCCTAAGCAGTCAAACTTTGTCTTAAATTTACAAGAACTCTGTTGTGGTATATCCGACGGTAAGAAGGAGTTAATGAAAGAATTATTATGCAGATACAAAGAATGGGATCGGTCTATACTTGATTTTGTCTACAATAATAGATCTTTACTAGATAAGaatgatattttaattctacTAAAATATCTCACGCATGTTTTCTCGCAGTCAACCGAAGAAGATTTGAAAGAGTTTAGTAATACATTAGTTACAAAATTAGTGGCACTTCAAAGTGTACcagatatttatgaaattgtaattatgtATCTGATAAAATATGATGGGAAAAATTATCTCGAATCCCCGCATACAGAAGAagtatttaatgattttataaaacg ATGCAAACTTACAGACACCGATGGTCTTAAAACTGTTCTACTGTTTCTCTTGAAAAATCCTAAAACTGTGTTGACTATACTTGTAAAGATTACCATTGGTCACCCTcagtatgaaaatattatgatCTCTGCTAAAGATTTACTTCTGCTATCACCCTTTATGCAAATAAGTGAAGATAATAATGAGCTGTTCTTAACGAACATCTTAAGGACCATATGTATCGAAAATTTCGAATGGAATGCAAAGAAATTCATGGATTTTATCCAAGTTGTATTAGACAgttctataattaaaatacacaATTTGATAAACAGTGTTTTTATACCATATTTAAAAGaagatatttttaatgtatCAAACTTAAACTCTATTCTTAATAGTATTCGTAAATTACAAGTTAGATGTACCAAAGATACAAACGTGAAGGATTTAATAATAGCACTTGCAGGAAAAATGTCTTTCCTTAGAAAGAACACAAGTATTCCAAGATATGTAGCCAGTGAAATATTTGTTCAGATAACAAGAATATTAGAATActttttagaaattaaaaacaatcaGATGCCTGTTTCAACGAAAAGACAAATAATCGATAAAATTGAATGCGTTATCGAACCAATAGATAAACTATATTTTTCACCTCTTTGGT TAAGAAAGAAAGGTGTCAGTATAATTGATATAA GAGATTACGAAAGGCGTGTTTCGTTTGTGTTGAACAGATTGAAAGAAGATCCTCAAACTTCAGAGAGATTACGACGTTATTTTTCGGATTTAAGCCTAGAAAGGGAAGATTTCTTGCGCCATTTAATTACTCGTTCAACAGAAGGAGAATATCAGAGATTAGGCACGGAACTTACAATAGTA AATTGGTTCGCTTTTGGATGGAAACACGAAATTGAAGCATACGATCACTT TACGTTAACAGTAGAAGCTTGTTCTTTAGCTCTGGAGTATCCACGATCGGAGGAAAACgat ttatttccatttttacTTAAGTCCTTCATACGCTTTTGCAGATGTTTTATTTGCTTGAAGAGGTTCGAAGATAAAGAACACGTATATAAGtcggtaattaaaaataaaatcaactCAACGAGAGCATAAAAACACAGCCCTTatgcaatttatttgaaaaactATTTCACTCATTTGTATAATCATACGGAAATGATTATTTACAA ACTTGCAAGATATTTTAAAACTTTTGCTATAGCCTTCAGTGATCAGTGTCTTGAATACAATCATAAATGTAACCAGGAAACTCGCAGTATACCTCATT ACAAAGTTTCTCACTTTCATGTAACTTATGAAGTAATTTCTACTTGTCTGAAAGTACCTGCAAAAGAAGCCTATGACTGGTCTCAGGAGATGAAGAATTATTTGTTTTCAATTAAACTAAGAATATTTAAGAGATGCATTTAA